In a single window of the Streptomyces sp. NBC_00285 genome:
- a CDS encoding LacI family DNA-binding transcriptional regulator: MPDTHSRADRHSATRYGNRPTMKDVAARAGVGLKTVSRVVNSEAGVTPETEHRVREAIEALGFRRNDSARVLRKGRTSSIGLVLEDLADPFYGPLSRAVEEVARANGALLINGSSAEDPEREQELVLALCARRVDGLVVIPAGDDHRYLEPELKAGVATVFVDRPAGRIDADVVLSDNFGGARDGVAHLIAHGHRRIGFIGDMPRIHTAAERLRGYQAAMEDAGIEVADAWTSLGITDPERVRRAAEKMLSGPSPVTAIFAGNNRVTVTVVRVLAEHTRRVAFVGFDDIELADLLQPGVTVVAQDAATLGRTAAERLFRQLDGTLLSPERIELPTRLITRGSGELPPTD, from the coding sequence CCCGACCATGAAGGACGTGGCCGCACGGGCCGGTGTAGGGCTCAAGACGGTCTCGCGCGTCGTGAACAGCGAGGCGGGTGTGACGCCGGAGACCGAACACCGGGTCCGGGAGGCCATCGAGGCGCTCGGCTTCCGCCGCAACGACAGCGCACGCGTGCTGCGCAAGGGCCGCACCTCAAGCATCGGCCTGGTCCTGGAGGACCTCGCCGACCCGTTCTACGGCCCCCTCAGCCGCGCCGTGGAGGAGGTCGCCCGGGCCAACGGCGCCCTGCTCATCAACGGTTCCAGCGCGGAGGACCCGGAGCGGGAGCAGGAACTGGTGCTGGCACTGTGTGCCCGGCGCGTGGACGGGCTGGTGGTCATTCCCGCCGGTGACGACCACCGTTATCTGGAGCCCGAGTTGAAGGCCGGCGTCGCCACGGTGTTCGTGGACCGTCCGGCGGGCCGGATCGACGCCGACGTGGTCCTGTCCGACAACTTCGGCGGCGCCCGCGACGGCGTGGCCCACCTGATCGCCCACGGCCACCGGCGGATCGGCTTCATCGGTGACATGCCTCGCATCCACACGGCCGCCGAGCGGCTGCGCGGGTACCAGGCCGCCATGGAGGACGCCGGCATAGAGGTGGCGGACGCCTGGACATCGCTCGGGATCACCGACCCGGAGCGGGTGCGCCGGGCGGCCGAGAAAATGCTCTCCGGGCCCTCCCCCGTCACCGCGATCTTCGCGGGCAACAACCGGGTGACGGTCACCGTGGTCCGCGTCCTCGCCGAACACACCCGCCGGGTAGCCTTCGTCGGCTTCGACGACATCGAACTCGCCGACCTGCTCCAGCCGGGCGTCACCGTCGTCGCCCAGGACGCGGCGACCCTCGGCCGCACGGCCGCGGAGCGGTTGTTCCGCCAGCTGGACGGCACGCTGCTGTCGCCGGAGCGGATCGAACTCCCGACGCGGTTGATCACCCGCGGCTCCGGTGAACTGCCGCCGACGGACTGA
- a CDS encoding serine/threonine-protein kinase translates to MSSGETNGKGQDETGRLLAGRYRVVAQLGRGGMGVVWRAVDEVLGREVAVKELRTYTDADGPELADLRLRMQREARAAARVRHPGVVAVHDVGEIDGRPLIVMELVDGPSLDAVLRERGPLDPREVAGIGAKVMDALAAAHQAGVLHRDVKPGNILLDRSGRVLLTDFGIATMDDPGDGAATQLTRTGHLVGSLDYMAPERAQGADPGPASDVWALGATLYAAVEGASPFRRTSTFSTLTAIVGEPLPAAHRAGALGPVLERLLDKRAEARPGAEEARELLQAVADAAGTDSATTDSAKTDSATTTLRNPAAPAGRAEPESAPDTPLLPPGFRMAGPAGAGSPQPAEPAAATGFDTPGQAAVGAQAFGAPAAHGGTPGQPGLPVHGFGPHVSPEQPPTGLMGVSDPPRRNGRALLVAAAVTVVLAVAGTAVVLLNNTGNAEADVRPSASGTSATASSSPRTEADRSSSPEPTGKGAKKTPSGKETSGGKDGSEPSSPASATSTANSAGGGTSGGGSGGTSGDGGSGGTGTGGTGDGGASSTPEPTPACTAVGGGKYNCTVWKTATSYTASGAEAGVLYKGTNYFYCQSNLGRRETSGEWTNVWWAKTDDDSGNTGVYVSVVYIKGGNNDEAVPGLPVC, encoded by the coding sequence GTGTCTTCGGGGGAGACCAACGGGAAGGGCCAGGACGAGACCGGTCGCTTGCTGGCCGGGCGCTATCGCGTCGTGGCCCAGCTCGGGCGTGGCGGCATGGGAGTGGTCTGGCGGGCCGTCGACGAGGTGCTCGGCCGTGAGGTCGCGGTCAAGGAACTGCGCACCTACACCGACGCGGACGGCCCCGAACTCGCCGATTTGCGGCTGCGGATGCAGCGCGAGGCCCGTGCCGCGGCCCGGGTCCGGCATCCCGGTGTCGTCGCGGTGCACGACGTGGGCGAGATCGACGGACGTCCACTGATCGTCATGGAGCTGGTCGACGGACCGTCCCTGGACGCGGTGCTGCGCGAGCGCGGCCCTCTCGACCCGCGTGAGGTGGCCGGGATCGGCGCCAAGGTCATGGACGCGCTGGCCGCCGCCCACCAAGCCGGCGTGCTGCACCGGGACGTCAAGCCCGGCAACATCCTGCTCGACCGCTCCGGCCGCGTCCTGCTGACCGACTTCGGCATCGCCACCATGGACGACCCGGGCGACGGCGCGGCGACCCAGCTCACCCGCACCGGTCATCTCGTCGGCTCCCTGGACTACATGGCGCCCGAGCGGGCCCAGGGCGCCGATCCCGGCCCGGCCTCCGACGTATGGGCCCTGGGGGCCACGCTGTACGCGGCCGTCGAGGGCGCCTCGCCGTTCCGCCGTACGTCGACGTTCTCCACGCTCACCGCGATCGTCGGCGAACCGCTCCCCGCGGCCCACCGCGCCGGAGCCCTCGGTCCCGTCCTGGAGCGTCTGCTGGACAAGCGTGCGGAGGCCCGTCCGGGCGCCGAGGAGGCCCGCGAGCTGCTGCAGGCGGTGGCGGACGCGGCAGGGACGGACAGCGCCACTACGGACAGCGCCAAGACGGACAGCGCTACGACGACTCTGCGGAACCCGGCGGCTCCGGCCGGACGGGCGGAACCGGAGTCGGCCCCCGACACTCCGCTGCTGCCGCCGGGCTTCCGGATGGCGGGCCCGGCAGGTGCGGGGTCCCCCCAGCCGGCGGAGCCCGCGGCCGCAACCGGGTTCGACACCCCGGGGCAGGCCGCGGTCGGTGCCCAGGCTTTCGGGGCGCCCGCCGCCCACGGCGGTACTCCAGGACAGCCCGGTCTCCCCGTCCACGGCTTCGGCCCCCACGTCTCCCCGGAGCAGCCCCCGACGGGCCTCATGGGTGTCTCCGACCCACCCCGCCGCAACGGGCGCGCACTGCTCGTCGCGGCGGCCGTCACCGTTGTCCTGGCGGTGGCGGGAACCGCCGTGGTGCTGCTGAACAACACGGGCAACGCCGAAGCCGACGTCCGCCCGTCCGCGTCCGGCACCAGCGCGACGGCCTCATCGTCCCCCCGCACCGAGGCCGACCGCTCCAGCAGCCCTGAGCCGACGGGCAAGGGTGCCAAGAAGACCCCGAGCGGGAAGGAGACGTCCGGCGGGAAGGACGGCTCCGAACCCTCGAGCCCCGCCTCCGCGACCTCCACCGCGAACTCCGCGGGCGGCGGCACCTCGGGTGGCGGCTCGGGCGGCACCTCCGGAGACGGCGGCTCGGGCGGCACCGGGACCGGGGGCACCGGGGACGGCGGCGCCTCCAGTACCCCGGAGCCGACCCCGGCCTGCACCGCCGTCGGCGGCGGTAAGTACAACTGCACCGTCTGGAAGACCGCCACGTCCTACACCGCGTCCGGCGCCGAGGCCGGCGTTCTCTACAAGGGCACCAACTACTTCTACTGCCAGTCGAACCTGGGCCGCCGCGAGACGTCCGGCGAGTGGACCAACGTGTGGTGGGCGAAGACGGACGACGACAGCGGCAACACCGGTGTCTATGTCAGCGTCGTCTACATCAAGGGCGGGAACAACGACGAGGCCGTGCCGGGGCTCCCGGTCTGCTGA
- a CDS encoding DUF6986 family protein, with protein sequence MGQGQQEKVATSLAGAVSEEISASLAPVDAELERRYPGDPGTRQPVHTVYVPGDVFAADTVRSWGDRALAALDEHAPDAASFAAVLGLSDELAEPVHTRVRAKLEHEPIEDLRVDFEDGYGPRPDAEEDEAAARAARLIAEAYDNGTAAPYMGIRMKCMEAAVRDRGIRTLDVFLTGLMAAGGLPEGLVLTLPKVTYAEQVSAFVRLLEAFEKAHGLDPGRLGFEIQIETSQAVLATDGTATVARMIQAAEGRATGLHYGTFDYSACLGVSAAHQASDHPAADHAKAVMQIAAAGTGVRVSDGSTNVLPVGPTAKVHDAWRLHYGLTRRALARAYYQGWDMHPGHIPTRYAAVFAFYREGFEQAAGRLARYANRAGGDVMDEPATAKALSGYLLRGLDCGALDIAEVARLAGLTRADLESYAAPRRGDLTVSTKKPQK encoded by the coding sequence ATGGGTCAGGGCCAGCAGGAGAAGGTGGCGACGAGCCTCGCGGGTGCCGTGAGCGAGGAGATCAGCGCCTCCCTCGCGCCGGTCGACGCCGAACTGGAGCGCCGCTACCCCGGAGACCCCGGTACCCGACAGCCCGTACACACCGTCTACGTCCCCGGTGACGTCTTCGCCGCCGACACCGTCCGCTCCTGGGGCGACCGGGCTCTCGCCGCCCTGGACGAACACGCCCCGGACGCCGCGTCCTTCGCCGCCGTGCTCGGGCTGTCCGACGAACTCGCCGAGCCGGTCCACACGCGCGTACGGGCCAAGCTGGAGCACGAGCCGATCGAGGACCTGCGCGTCGACTTCGAGGACGGCTACGGCCCGCGTCCGGACGCCGAGGAGGACGAGGCGGCGGCCCGCGCGGCCCGGCTGATCGCCGAGGCGTACGACAACGGCACCGCGGCCCCGTACATGGGCATCCGCATGAAGTGCATGGAGGCGGCCGTCCGGGACCGCGGCATCCGCACCCTCGACGTCTTCCTCACCGGCCTCATGGCGGCGGGCGGCCTGCCCGAGGGGCTGGTGCTGACCCTGCCGAAGGTGACATACGCCGAGCAGGTCAGTGCGTTCGTTCGGCTCCTGGAGGCCTTCGAGAAAGCGCACGGGCTGGACCCCGGCCGCCTCGGATTCGAGATCCAGATCGAGACCAGCCAGGCCGTGCTCGCCACCGACGGCACCGCCACCGTCGCCCGGATGATCCAGGCCGCCGAGGGCCGCGCCACCGGACTGCACTACGGCACCTTCGACTACAGCGCCTGCCTCGGCGTCTCCGCCGCCCACCAGGCCAGCGACCATCCCGCCGCCGACCACGCCAAAGCGGTCATGCAGATCGCGGCCGCGGGCACCGGCGTACGGGTGTCCGACGGCTCCACCAACGTCCTGCCGGTCGGGCCCACGGCGAAGGTCCACGACGCCTGGCGGCTGCACTACGGACTGACGCGCCGGGCGCTGGCCCGCGCCTACTACCAGGGCTGGGACATGCACCCCGGCCACATCCCCACCCGGTACGCGGCCGTGTTCGCCTTCTACCGCGAGGGCTTCGAGCAGGCCGCCGGCCGTCTCGCCCGCTACGCCAACCGCGCGGGCGGCGACGTCATGGACGAACCCGCCACCGCCAAGGCGCTCAGCGGCTACCTGCTGCGCGGCCTCGACTGCGGTGCCCTCGACATCGCCGAGGTGGCCCGGCTGGCCGGTCTGACCCGGGCCGACCTGGAGAGCTATGCGGCACCTCGGCGCGGTGACCTGACCGTTTCCACGAAAAAGCCGCAGAAGTAG